A window of the Tenebrio molitor chromosome 1, icTenMoli1.1, whole genome shotgun sequence genome harbors these coding sequences:
- the LOC138130557 gene encoding integrator complex subunit 15 — MSAASEVNLKQTLRKLEFPLCAKEALHKIGELICGRITSIKNMDLALDLMSEFIFCEVDRRGNKRSSPLSSLLELQLLEILFEHFNSLANEAARNTVFLSLFSGTTALQRAGILSKLVSLAIGIPSPAILTSTSTWMQQLGCTSIHSCKLAQAIVHDYFHLVPSAAERMKILPDVAPQFTANFLTAVAENYFNSKKKDQTYPSETLLQTITFWISENTYLCTAAQQKQAALPPGAIAMEATTAIAGLIRWCTLAPVYDQDSELYCHLHLALLNSILEIPRTSPPKAISAQHLATSLRYILLFSNRSGKQQNNLQLALDRFAQAIQVSLSTNCVYGKIDDLMNQLQQLPFNKLMSIVINTHKECK, encoded by the exons atgtcggcGGCATCTGAAGTAAACTTAAAACAAACTTTACGAAAACTCGAATTTCCCCTGTGCGCTAAAGAAGCTCTACACAAAATAG GTGAACTAATATGTGGCCGTATTACCAGCATAAAGAATATGGATTTAGCTTTAGATTTAATGTctgaatttatattttgtgaAGTGGATCGACGAGGAAACAAACGTTCTTCTCCATTATCGTCACTGTTGGAACTTCAGTTAttagaaattttgtttgaacATTTCAATAGCCTTGCGAATGAAGCTGCTCGAAATACAGTATTTCTATCTTTATTTAGTGGAACTACGGCTTTACAAAGAGCTGGAATATTGAGTAAATTAGTTTCATTGGCTATTGGAATACCTTCACCTGCAATTTTAACATCTACCAGCACTTGGATGCAACAATTAGGATGTACTTCAATCCACAGTTGCAAATTAGCTCAAGCAATTGTGCATGATTATTTTCATCTTGTGCCTAGTGCAGCtgaaagaatgaaaatattaCCAGATGTGGCACCACAGTTTACTGCCAACTTTTTAACAGCTGTtgctgaaaattattttaattctaaaaaaaaagatcaaaCATATCCTTCGGAAACCTTGTTACAAACAATAACGTTCTGG ATTTCAGAAAATACATACTTATGCACAGCTGCACAACAAAAACAAGCAGCTTTACCACCTGGGGCTATAGCAATGGAAGCCACTACAGCCATTGCTGGACTTATAAGGTGGTGTACTTTAGCACCTGTTTATGATCAAGATTCAGAATTATATTGTCATTTGCATTTAGCACTTCTTAACAGTATTCTTGAAATACCTCGTACAAGTCCACCTAAAGCAATTTCTGCACAACACTTGGCCACATCTTTAAGATATATCTTGTTATTTAGTAACAGATCTgggaaacaacaaaacaatttacagCTTGCCTTAGATAGATTTGCACAAGCCATACAAGTTTCTCTTTCAACAAATTgtgtttatggtaaaatagATGATTTAATGAACCAGTTGCAACAGCTTCCCTTCAATAAGTTAATGAGCATTGTGATCAATACACATAAAGAATGTAAAtag
- the Naa60 gene encoding N-alpha-acetyltransferase 60 isoform X1: MAGISWYQANGKCSSGDHGMSDDQVPLYSLGDVQLRFLCPDDLDEVRSLCQDWFPIEYPFYWYEEITSSTSRFYSLAAVYNQAIIGLIVAEIKPYSSLNEEDTGILAKKFVERSDIAYILSLGVLKQYRRNGIASLLLDSLITHLTTTERKKVKAVFLHVLTTNSAAIRFYEHRKFRLHSFLPYYYSIKGRCKDGFMYVLYINGGHPPWTIYDYVKFMCGKVLSGGGFFPWILLSVNRAIQWIWSSKSNSQHEEN; this comes from the exons atggcTGGAATTAGTTG GTACCAAGcaaatggaaaatgctccagtGGAGATCACGGTATGAGCGACGATCAAGTACCTTTATATTCATTGGGAGATGTCCAACTTCGATTCTTATGTCCTGATGATTTAGACGAGGTACGATCCCTGTGCCAGGACTGGTTTCCAATCGAATATCCTTTTTATTGGTACGAGGAAATAACGTCGAGTACCAG CAGGTTCTATTCTCTCGCTGCAGTGTACAACCAAGCCATAATTGGATTGATCGTTGCCGAAATTAAACCATACTCTAGTCTAAATGAAGAGGATACAGGAATCCTTGCAAAAAAGTTTGTTGAACGATCCGACATTGCTTACATTTTATCCCTTGGAGTGCTCAAACAGTATCGACGGAATGGAATTGCCTCTCTATTATTAGATTCCCTCATTACACACCTCACAACCACTGAACGAAAAAAAGTTAAAGCTGTTTTTTTGCACGTGCTTACAACGAATTCAGCTGCCATTAGGTTCTATGAACATAGGAA ATTTAGACTACACAGTTTTTTGCCTTATTATTATTCCATCAAAGGTCGTTGCAAAGATGGTTTCATGTATGTACTATATATTAACGGGGGCCATCCGCCTTGGACAATCTA TGATTATGTTAAATTCATGTGTGGCAAGGTGTTGAGCGGCGGCGGCTTTTTCCCATGGATTTTACTGAGTGTAAATAGAGCCATCCAATGGATATGGAGtagtaaatcaaacagtcaacacgaagaaaattaa
- the LOC138130620 gene encoding E3 ubiquitin-protein ligase rnf146-like: MAEAAYKDGSGEPVTQESTEKSDNLECAVCLQNCVHPAKLPCGHIFCFLCVKGIANQSKKCAMCRQEIPRDFIEQPNLLERPQQTETHEGFDGGYQWFYEGRNGWWQYDERTSKELESSYKRGERTCECLIAGFLYIIDLEGMLQMRRNEPSRKRRIKRDFATIPKKGIAGLRTEEFTSDSLTELGNTEGRVDDSAVPVTPSNTPQSPTSGRESPREEHDLQVTMERISSLQLSSALNETDESEDVDYE, from the exons atggCCGAAGCGGCCTATAAAGATGGGTCCGGTGAACCAGTCACCCAGGAGTCCACTGAGAAAA gtGACAATTTGGAATGTGCCGTTTGTTTACAGAATTGTGTGCACCCTGCCAAGTTACCTTGCGGTCACATATTTTGCTTTTTGTGTGTGAAAGGTATTGCAAATCAAAGCAAAAAATGCGCCATGTGTCGACAAGAGATACCTAGAGACTTCATTGAACAACCCAATCTCCTGGAAAGACCTCAGCAAACAGAAACTCACGAAGGATTTGATGGGGGCTATCAGTGGTTTTATGAAGGCAGAAATG GATGGTGGCAGTATGATGAACGCACTAGCAAAGAATTAGAGTCATCATATAAAAGGGGCGAAAGAACCTGTGAATGTCTTATAGCAGGATTTCTGTATATAATAGACTTAGAAGGCATGCTTCAAATGAGAAGAAACGAACCCAGTCGCAAAAGAAGAATAAAAAGAGATTTTGCCACGATACCCAAAAAGGGGATTGCGGGATTAAGAACAGAAGAATTTACAAGTGACAGTTTAACAGAATTAGGAAACACAGAAGGAAGAGTTGACGACAGTGCGGTACCTGTAACCCCTTCAAATACACCTCAAAGTCCAACAAGTGGAAGAGAATCTCCTAGAGAAGAACACGATCTGCAGGTAACAATGGAAAGGATTAGTTCCTTGCAACTTAGTTCAGCTCTTAACGAAACTGATGAATCTGAAGATGTAGATTACGAATAA
- the Tcs3 gene encoding tRNA N6-adenosine threonylcarbamoyltransferase → MVVVIGLEGSANKLGIGIIKDGEVLSNCRKTYITPPGEGFLPKETAEHHRQNVLKVLKDALEQSSIKPAEIDVVCYTKGPGMGAPLACVAVVARTLAQLWDKPLLGVNHCIGHIEMGRLITGATNPTVLYVSGGNTQVIAYSRQKYRIFGETIDIAVGNCLDRFARVLKLSNDPSPGYNIEQLAKKGMKYVELPYCVKGMDVSFSGILTYLEERADKFLKDGYTPEDLCFSLQETIFAMLVETTERALAHCNSQEVLIVGGVGCNERLQEMMEQMCTERGAKLFATDERFCIDNGVMIAQAGAEMFKSGTKMKWEDCFITQRYRTDEVPVTWRND, encoded by the exons ATGGTTGTAGTAATTGGTCTAGAAGGAAGTGCCAACAAACTGGGCATAGGAATTATTAAAGATGGTGAAGTACTATCAAATTGCAGAAAAACATACATAACACCACCAGGTGAAGGTTTTTTACCAAAGGAAACAGCTGAACATCATAGACAGAATGTATTAAAAGTCCTTAAAGATGCTCTAGAACAGTCAAGTATCAAACCAGCTGAAATTGATGTAGTTTGTTATACTAAAGGACCAGGAATGGGAGCTCCCTTAGCTTGTGTTGCAGTTGTTGCAAGGACACTTGCACAACTTTGGGATAAACCACTGTTAGGAGTCAACCATTGCATTGGAC ATATTGAAATGGGCAGATTGATAACTGGTGCAACAAATCCAACTGTTCTATATGTAAGTGGAGGCAACACACAAGTAATAGCATATTCTAGACAGAAATACAGGATATTTGGTGAAACTATCGATATTGCTGTTGGAAACTGTTTAGATAGATTTGCACGGgttttaaaattgtctaatGATCCTAGTCCAGGTTATAATATTGAACAATTAGCTAAGAAAGGTATGAAGTATGTGGAGCTGCCATATTGTGTAAAAGGGATGGATGTAAGTTTCTCAGGCATTTTAACCTATTTGGAGGAGAGAGCAGATAAATTTCTTAAAGATGGCTATACTCCAGAAGACTTGTGTTTTTCATTGCAAGAGACTATTTTTGCAATGTTAGTAGAAACAACAGAAAGAGCATTAGCACATTGCAATTCACAGGAAGTTCTTATTGTTGGGGGTGTAGGGTGTAATGAAAGATTACAAGAAATGATGGAACAAATGTGTACAGAAAGAGGTGCAAAATTATTTGCAACTGACGAGAGATTCTGTATTGACAATGGGGTGATGATTGCACAAGCAGGAGCAGAAATGTTCAAGTCAGGTACAAAAATGAAGTGGGAAGATTGTTTTATTACTCAAAGGTACAGAACAGACGAGGTACCAGTGACATGGAGAAATGATTGA
- the Naa60 gene encoding N-alpha-acetyltransferase 60 isoform X2 has protein sequence MAGISWYQANGKCSSGDHGMSDDQVPLYSLGDVQLRFLCPDDLDEVRSLCQDWFPIEYPFYWYEEITSSTRFYSLAAVYNQAIIGLIVAEIKPYSSLNEEDTGILAKKFVERSDIAYILSLGVLKQYRRNGIASLLLDSLITHLTTTERKKVKAVFLHVLTTNSAAIRFYEHRKFRLHSFLPYYYSIKGRCKDGFMYVLYINGGHPPWTIYDYVKFMCGKVLSGGGFFPWILLSVNRAIQWIWSSKSNSQHEEN, from the exons atggcTGGAATTAGTTG GTACCAAGcaaatggaaaatgctccagtGGAGATCACGGTATGAGCGACGATCAAGTACCTTTATATTCATTGGGAGATGTCCAACTTCGATTCTTATGTCCTGATGATTTAGACGAGGTACGATCCCTGTGCCAGGACTGGTTTCCAATCGAATATCCTTTTTATTGGTACGAGGAAATAACGTCGAGTACCAG GTTCTATTCTCTCGCTGCAGTGTACAACCAAGCCATAATTGGATTGATCGTTGCCGAAATTAAACCATACTCTAGTCTAAATGAAGAGGATACAGGAATCCTTGCAAAAAAGTTTGTTGAACGATCCGACATTGCTTACATTTTATCCCTTGGAGTGCTCAAACAGTATCGACGGAATGGAATTGCCTCTCTATTATTAGATTCCCTCATTACACACCTCACAACCACTGAACGAAAAAAAGTTAAAGCTGTTTTTTTGCACGTGCTTACAACGAATTCAGCTGCCATTAGGTTCTATGAACATAGGAA ATTTAGACTACACAGTTTTTTGCCTTATTATTATTCCATCAAAGGTCGTTGCAAAGATGGTTTCATGTATGTACTATATATTAACGGGGGCCATCCGCCTTGGACAATCTA TGATTATGTTAAATTCATGTGTGGCAAGGTGTTGAGCGGCGGCGGCTTTTTCCCATGGATTTTACTGAGTGTAAATAGAGCCATCCAATGGATATGGAGtagtaaatcaaacagtcaacacgaagaaaattaa
- the LOC138130614 gene encoding ribosomal RNA-processing protein 7 homolog A, with amino-acid sequence MAKNIHGFTVLPLYFSSDSSSGHDIFIKEHSVRIYDEKKPPGRTLFVINLPPYVNEDNLEKIFSIAGKIKTVVLQESLTENLIDDKSKCGFKVAYIVFEKREGLLKSLKLKHLNPLTSSNKTLIGMNKWVHEYNLSIFNHQKLNEEVTTFIKKKDHEEESKSNEKQEVDDEGWTVVTKKGRKPGLSRKESVGNKIIQKNKLKLKKKELKNFYTFQLKEQKMKNIIALRKNFQDSKEKVNLMKKLRNFKPF; translated from the exons ATGGCAAAAAATATACACGGTTTCACAG TTTTACCATTGTACTTTTCGAGTGATAGCTCAAGTGGTCAcgatatatttattaaagaacATTCTGTCCGCATATATGATGAAAAAAAACCACCTGGCAGAACactttttgttataaatttaCCTCCATATGTTAATGAagataatttagaaaaaatattttctattgctggaaaaataaaaacagtagTGCTTCAAGAAAGTCTGACAGAAAACTTAATTGATGACAAGTCAAAATGTGGCTTTAAAGTAGCTTatattgtttttgaaaaacgaGAAGGATTAttaaaatcacttaaattgaaacatttaaatCCATTAACATCaagtaataaaacattaattggAATGAATAAGTGGGTCCATGAATATAATTTATCAATCTTTaatcatcaaaaattaaatgaagaaGTAACTACCTTTATCAAGAAGAAAGACCATGAGGAAGAAAGCAAATCAAATGAAAAACAAGAAGTGGATGATGAAGGATGGACTGTTGTCacaaagaaaggaagaaaacctggcCTGTCTCGAAAAGAAAGTGtaggaaataaaattattcaaaaaaacaaattaaaattgaagaaaaaagaattgaaaaatttctACACCTTCCAGTTAAaggaacaaaaaatgaaaaatattattgccttacgtaaaaattttcaagactccAAAGAGAAGGTTAATTTAATGAAGAAGTTACGAAATTTTAAaccgttttaa